One region of Corvus moneduloides isolate bCorMon1 chromosome 1, bCorMon1.pri, whole genome shotgun sequence genomic DNA includes:
- the ZHX1 gene encoding zinc fingers and homeoboxes protein 1 — protein MASKRKSTTPCMVLANEQDPDLEMVSDLEEGPPVLTPADNPTAESVTSDEDVHEYVDSDNQKNTNKVEGGYECKYCTFQTPDLNMFTFHVDSEHPNVVLNSSYVCLECNFLTKRYDALSEHNLKHHPGEENFKLTMVKRNNQTIFEQTVNDLTFDGSFVREENAGQADSSEVPSSGISISKTPIMKMMKNKTETKRIAVFHNVVDDIPGEEKGTENDPNSEEVVENPPPSVSESKPSHSVVCSAADMAGAVVTPAPVLQPGVAQVITAVTAPQTSNLIPKVLIPVNSIPAYNTALDNNPLLLNTYNKFPYPTMSEITVLSTQAKYTEEQIKIWFSAQRLKHGVSWTPEEVEEARRKQFNGTVHTVPQTITVIPAHISAASNGLPSILQTCQIVGQPGLVLTQVAGTNTLPVTAPIALTVAGVPNQTQLQKSQIHSAQPVAETKQVAAIPAPQPIKNESTLMNPDSFGIRAKKTKEQLAELKVSYLKNQFPQDSEIVRLMKITGLTKGEIKKWFSDTRYNQRNSKNNHGIHLNNDSCATIVIDSSDEMNESPTGVTPQSKSSWGTFPEFAPQKFKEKTAEQLQVLQASFLNNPVLTEEEMNRLRAQTKLTRREIDAWFTEKRKSNVLKEEGADMNESNAGSSKEESGETSAGDGAAGTKSGCSTSSKIGKKSPEQLHMLKSSFVRTQWPSPQEYNKLAEETGLPRSEIVSWFGDTRYAWKNGGLKWYYYYQSANANSLNGQGFARKRGRGRPKGRGRGRPRGRPRGSKRLNCWDRGVSVIKFKTGTAILKDYYMKHKFLNEQDLDELVAKSHMGYEQVREWFAERQRRLELGIELFDENEEEDEMLDDQEDEEETDDSDTWEPPRHVKRKLSKTD, from the coding sequence ATGGCAAGTAAACGAAAATCAACAACACCGTGCATGGTCTTAGCCAATGAGCAGGATCCAGATCTAGAAATGGTATCAGACTTGGAGGAAGGACCACCTGTGCTCACACCAGCAGATAACCCTACAGCAGAGAGTGTAACAAGTGATGAGGATGTTCATGAGTATGTGGATTCAGACaatcagaaaaacacaaataaagTAGAAGGTGGTTATGAGTGTAAATACTGTACTTTTCAGACTCCAGATCTCAATATGTTTACTTTTCATGTGGATTCAGAACACCCCAACGTAGTATTAAATTCATCCTACGTTTGTTTAGAATGTAATTTCCTTACCAAAAGATATGATGCCCTCTCAGAACATAATTTGAAGCACCatcctggagaggagaattttAAATTGACCATGGTGAAACGTAATAACCAGACAATCTTTGAACAGACAGTAAATGATCTCACTTTTGATGGGAGTTTTgttagagaagaaaatgctggaCAGGCTGACTCTTCTGAGGTCCCCTCTTCAGGGATTTCAATTAGCAAAACTCCTAtaatgaaaatgatgaaaaacaaaaccgAGACTAAACGTATTGCTGTTTTCCACAATGTAGTTGATGACATTCCTGGTGAAGAAAAGGGAACTGAAAATGACCCAAACTCTGAAGAAGTAGTAGAAAACCCCCCACCGTCTGTTTCTGAGTCAAAACCAAGTCATTCAGTTGTTTGCAGTGCAGCAGACATGGCCGGAGCAGTCGTGACCCCGGCACCAGTGCTTCAGCCTGGGGTGGCACAGGTTATAACAGCTGTTACAGCTCCACAGACCTCAAACCTGATTCCAAAAGTACTAATACCTGTAAATAGCATTCCAGCCTATAATACTGCTTTGGATAACAATCCTCTTTTGCTTAACACCTACAACAAATTCCCGTATCCAACCATGTCAGAAATCACTGTTCTTTCCACTCAAGCTAAGTACACGGAAGAACAGATTAAAATATGGTTTTCTGCCCAGCGTCTGAAACATGGAGTGAGTTGGACACCAGAGGAGGTGGAGGAAGCAAGGAGGAAACAATTTAATGGCACAGTGCATACTGTGCCACAGACAATTACTGTTATTCCAGCACACATTTCTGCCGCTAGCAATGGTTTACCTTCAATTTTACAGACATGCCAAATAGTTGGTCAACCAGGACTTGTTCTCACTCAAGTTGCAGGTACAAATACATTACCAGTAACAGCCCCAATAGCTTTGACTGTAGCAGGAGTCCCAAACCAAACACAGTTACAGAAGAGTCAGATTCACAGTGCTCAGCCTGTTGCAGAAACCAAACAAGTAGctgccattccagcccctcagcctATCAAAAATGAATCCACACTGATGAATCCTGACTCCTTTGGCATCCGAGCAAAAAAAACTAAGGAACAACTGGCAGAATTGAAAGTCAGCTACCTTAAAAATCAGTTTCCTCAAGACTCAGAAATTGTTAGACTTATGAAAATAACAGGCCTTACTAAAGGAGAGATCAAAAAGTGGTTCAGTGATACACGCTACAATCAGAGAAACTCAAAGAATAATCATGGGATTCATCTCAACAATGATTCATGTGCCACCATTGTTATTGATTCAAGTGATGAAATGAATGAGTCTCCAACAGGAGTCACTCCGCAGAGTAAGTCATCTTGGGGTACTTTTCCTGAATTTGCCCCACAGAAATTCAAAGAGAAGACTGCTGAACAGCTGCAAGTCCTCCAAGCAAGTTTTCTTAATAACCCTGTCCTTACTGAGGAAGAGATGAATAGGTTAAGAGCCCAAACAAAACTGACCAGGAGAGAGATTGATGCCTGGTTTACAGAAAAAAGGAAGTCAAATGTCTTGAAGGAAGAGGGAGCTGACATGAATGAAAGCAATGCTGGCAGCTCAAAAGAGGAATCTGGAGAAACATCTGCgggagatggagcagcaggaacaaaatCAGGGTGTTCCACTTCAAGCAAAATAGGCAAAAAATCACCAGAGCAGTTGCACATGCTCAAAAGTTCCTTTGTTCGTACTCAGTGGCCATCTCCACAAGAATACAACAAGTTGGCAGAAGAAACTGGGCTTCCAAGATCAGAAATTGTGAGCTGGTTTGGAGATACTCGCTATGCCTGGAAAAATGGTGGATTGAAATGGTATTACTATTACCAGAGCGCTAATGCAAACAGTCTGAATGGCCAAGGCTTTgcaaggaagagagggagaggaagaccaaaagggagggggagagggaggccTCGGGGGAGACCTCGGGGAAGCAAGAGGTTAAATTGCTGGGACAGAGGTGTGTCTgtcataaaatttaaaactggAACAGCAATCCTGAAGGACTATTATATGAAGCACAAATTTCTTAATGAGCAAGACCTTGATGAACTGGTAGCCAAATCTCACATGGGATATGAGCAGGTCAGAGAATGGTTTGCAGAAAGGCAAAGAAGATTAGAACTTGGAATAGAGCTGTTTGATGAGAACGAGGAGGAAGATGAAATGCTGGACGAtcaggaggatgaggaagaaacAGATGATAGTGATACTTGGGAACCCCCCAGACATGTTAAGCGTAAACTTTCAAAAACAGACTGA